ACGATCAGATCTGTGGCCGTTTCGATTCTTTTGATTCTGCTGGCTGCAGCGACTGTGATTTATTTCGTGGCTTCTTCTATTGTGAAACCCATTCAGAAAATCACAAGAGGAGCGCAGCAGATCGCTGACGGCAACTTTGATGTCAGCTTGTCCGTGCATTCAAAGGATGAAGTCGGGCAGCTTGCCAAGTCTTTCAATTTGACCATAGACCGGTTAGTGAATTATCAGGGATATATTGATGAAGTTTCGGATTCGTTACTGAACATTTCCAAGGGAGATCTGACTGTTCAGCTTCAAAAGGAATATCTGGGGCAGTTTGAAAAATTAAAGATTAATATGCAGTCTCTTTTAGAAAACCTTAGCATGACCTTAGGGCAGATCAATAAACTGGCGGACGAAGTGGCAAATGGTTCGGAACAAATAGCGGATGGAGCTCAAGCCCTTTCTCAGGGCGCTACGGAGCAGGCCAGTTCAGTGGAAGAACTGTCCGCGACCTTGAGTGAGATCAGCGGTCATATTGAAAAGAGTGCGGAAAATGCCAAGGCCGCTCATGAGAAAGCCGGTAAGGCAGGACAGGAACTGGAAAGCAGCAATGAGCAGATGAGAAATATGGTAGAGGCGATGAACCAGATTACCTTAAAATCCTCTGAGATTTCTAAGATTATTCGGATTATAGAGGATATTGCATTTCAAACCAATATTCTTGCGTTAAACGCTGCCGTGGAAGCGGCCAGAGCCGGAAGTGCAGGAAAAGGATTCGCCGTAGTGGCAGATGAAGTAAGAAATCTTGCGGGAAAATCAGCAGAGGCTGCAAAAAATACCACGGCTTTGATTGAAGAAACTCTGGAAGCTGTTCAAAACGGTTCTGCGATTTCAACCAGAACAGCCCTGTCTATGGAAGAAAGCTCCAGGGTAACCAGTGAAGCGGTCGGCTTAATCGATAAGATTGCCAATGCTTCCAAGGAACAGGCGGATTCCATTGCACAAATTAATTTAGGTGTGGAACAAATTTCAATGGTGGTACAAAATAATGCGGCCACCGCAGAAGAAAGTGCGGCGGCCAGCGAAGAACTGTCCAGACAGGCGCAGATACTGAAAGGATACATAGAAAATTTTAAATTACGCCATGAAAATATATAGGCTTTCAATCAAAAACATAGATTCCTTAACAATTTCATCTTTATAAAAGGCAAAACTTAGCGCAAATACCGCTAAGTTTTGCCTTTTTTTGTCCAATTTATTGCTTTTACTGCCAAAAAATGCTAAGATTGACTTAATCTTATTGCCAATATTCACTAATAAAGAGTTTTTTCTTTAATTTCTTCAGGACTCTACAGATTTGGAACGAATGGAATAAGATGAAGAGCATTTATTTAATAAATTGAAAGAGGAGAATTTAAGATGGATGAAGGAAAAATTTTATGGAAGAACAGATTATCGGTAAAAATACCGATGATGATAGCTCTTGTCATATTAATCGTCATTGTAGCCATGTGTTCTTGTTTAAGCTTCTTAACAAGCAATACCGTGAGCAACATGATGGAAAAAGAACTGAACTATATCGCCGACGAGAATGCCAAAGAAGTATTATCCTATCTGGACAGTATGAAGATTTTTTCTCAGGAATTATCCTTAGAGGTGCAACGATTCCAAAGCTTAGATAAGGAAAGTGCCAATAAGCTGCTTATCGAATCTTTGCAGGGCGTATTAAAAAATAACGATAAAATATTTTCAGCATACTATGCGTTTGAACCCAACAAATATATGGCCGATACACCAGATGGCCTGTCTTATTATGTATACCGCGATGGGGACAGTACAAGACTTGATATTTTAAACAACTTTGATACATACGGAAAAGACGACTACTATTTGCCTACAAAGGAGAACTTATCCACTCATGTTACGGAACCTTATGAATATGAGCTGACTACGGGGGAAAAGGTGTGGCTGATTACACTGAGTTCTCCCATTATCAACGAAAAGGGTGAATTTTTAGGCGTTGCCAACTGTGATATTGATATGTCCAGCATATCTGATCTTCATTTTGCCAACGGAGGATATAAATCTTCTTACAGCTATATTGTCACCAGCCTTGGGACCTGTATGGCTCATACATTAGATCAAAAAGCAGTAGGCAGTATACCGAAAAATATTTCCGAATACAGCAAGATCCAATCTGCAGTAAAGAATGGAAAGTCGGTAACGGACGAAATTAAGAATCCGTATTCCAATGAAAAAACGGCATACGTTATACATAAGCCGGTTACATTAGACGGAACTGATGTAAAATGGTCCAGTGCCTTCGTCATCAACAAGAGCGAGGCCATGAGCAGCGTTTCTAAAATGGTTCTGGCCTTGGCAGGTATTGGCGTGGTCGGACTGATCGTTTTGATTGCTGTCAGTATCAAAACGATTAAAAGGAGTTTGAAACCGGTAGATGACGTAATCGGTATGGCGGAAAAAATGGAAAAAGGGGATTTCTCTTTTGAAGATGGAGAAAAATCCTACGGAACGGATGAGCTGGGTTTATTGTCTAGGATCTTTATGGAAACCTCTGAGGTATTAAGCGGATATATTCAAGAAATTTCACACGTTCTGGAAAATGTAGCTTCCGGAAATTTGGACGTAGCGATTAAAAGAGAGTTTGTAGGAGATTTTAATGAGATCAAGTTAGCTTTGACCGGTATTTTAAATTCCTTAAATGTGACGTTCAGTGAGATGAGAACCGCTGCGGAACAAGTGGCTACTGGTGCGGAGCAGTTTTCGGACGGTTCTCAGTCGATGAGTCAGGGAGCCATTGAACAGGCAAGCTCTGTAGAACAGTTGTCCGCCAAGATCCTGGAAATAAGCGGACAGGTGAAAGAAAATGCCATGCATGCCAGCAAGGCCAACGATAAGGCAGAAGAGGTCGGTACAGAGCTGGAAAACAGTAACAAACAGATGCATGAACTGCTAAAAGCGATGGATGATATTACAACCTCCTCCAATCAGATTGGAAACATCATTAAAACGATTGAAGATATTGCATTCCAGACCAATATATTGGCCTTAAATGCAGCCGTTGAGGCGGCCAGAGCCGGTGCGGCAGGAAAAGGCTTTGCAGTGGTTGCAGATGAAGTAAGAAATTTGGCGTCAAAAAGTGCGGAAGCTGCAAAAAATACCACAGTTCTTATTGAAAGCTCACTTCATTCCGTACAAGAAGGCGGACGCTTTGCGGAAATCACCGCTACCTCTTTGGAAACTGTCGTAATGGGTACGAAAGAAATCCTTTCAGCCATCGCGGAAATTTCCGAGAAGACGGAAGTTCAATCCTTGTCCTTGGAAGAGGTTACCGCGGGAATTGAACAAATTTCAAACGTTGTTCAGACCAATGCGGCGACTGCCGAAGAGAGTGCAGCTACCAGTCAGGAATTGTCGGCACAGGCACAGCTATTGAAAGATCAAATTGCCAGATTCCAGGTTCGATAGAGTGCAGCGAGCGATTTGCCGGAGTAAAATCGGAGGTCGTATTTCTGTTATATAACATGTAGACGGCAGGCTTGCACCGTGATATGATCACAGTGTAAGCCTGTTTTTTTGTGGCATGGCCACTTTTTAGATAAGATATTTTGGGTGAACGAAATGAACAAAAGAAAAATCGCTGTAATAGGCATGTTTATCGCAGTAATCGTTTTTGCGGTGATAGCAGATGTGAGCCATTCTAAGCGGGAAGCATTAAAAGTAACCACTATAAATGTGCAGGTGGAAAATATTCCTGTTATCGAAACGTATATAGATGACGGGAAACAAAAACCTATGATTATTGTCCAGCATGGATTTAAAAATCGAAAGGAATCCACGATAGGCTTAGCGGATAAACTGGCTGAGAAGGGATTTTTTGTCGTGTCACCGGATGCTTACGCTCATGGAGACAGAACCGAGGCTCCTTTGAGTTTAACAGAAATCATTGTGCATACGTCGGAAGAGTATGATGGACTAATAGACGCTTATAAAAAAGATGATAGGGTTAATATTCACAAGTTGGGAATTGCCGGGTTCTCCATGGGAGGGTGTATTACTTTCCATTATGCAATTTATGGTAAACATCATCCGGAAGCTATCGCACCCACTATTTCGACCCCTTATTTTGAGCAGCTGATCGGGAGCAGGCTCAGCCGCAGCATTTACAGTTCACGGGAGGGGCTTTCAGTGGCTCAGGATGCAGCTGCAATTCAGTATATCGACCAGTATATTCTTTCTCATTCTCCCTATAAAGACTATAAAAATTTAAAGGATGTGGCTGTTCTCATGCAGAACGGTGAACTGGACCGTTATGTAAACAGTGACGGAGTCCATAAGTTAAATACAGCATTGACCCCGATCAATCCAAGGGTACGGCTGGTGATGATCGCAGGAACGAAACACCAGGTAACCCCCGAAATGACAGACCGCATTGTGACCTTTATGTGCCAGAACTTAAAATGATCTGATTACATGATCCCCAGTATCAGCTGCATGAGCAGACTTACCAGAGCAATCCCAGACCAGCAGCATATGCCCATAAAAATTGGCTTGCCGCCGCTTTTTATCAGTTTAACGATGTCTGTGTTCAAGCCGATAGCTGACATGGCCATAATGATAAAGAATTTGCTGCACGCCTTAATTGGGTCAGTTATGACAGCCGGAAGATCAAAGAGAGTTGTAATGAGCGAAGCCAGCAAAAAATATAAGATAAAAAAAGGAAAAATCTTTTTTATGCTTACGTTCACTTGCTGGGCTTTTTCTCTTTTTGTTCTAAGAAAAGCCAAGGTCAATGTGATAGGAATAATAGCCAGCGTTCTTGTCAATTTGACAATTGTCGCTATTTCCAGTGCATGGTCTCCGGGATGAAGTTCATCCCAGGCCGCTGCTGCCGCCGTTACGGAGGAGGTGTCGTTAATAGCTGTGCCGGCGAATAAGCCGAAGCCTTCGGAGGACATGCCAAGAATTCCGCCCAACGTAGGAAATATTAAAGCAGCGATTACATTGAATAAAAAGATGACCGAAATGGATTGCGCCACCTCTTCATCACTGGCATCTATGACCGGGGCGGTCGCTGCGATGGCAGACCCCCCGCAGATAGAGGAACCTACACCGATCAGCGTAGAAATCTTAGAGGGGATATGCATGCTCTTGTGAAGGAGAAAAGCAATAATCAGGGAAGTAGAAATCGTAGAGACAATAATCGGCAGCGACTGTTTTCCTGTTTCCCAAATAACGGATAGATTTAAACCAAATCCCAATAGGATAACGGCATATTGCAATATTTTTTTGGAAGTAAATGCGATACCGGATTGAAAGCTGCCTTTTGTTTTAAAAAATACAGTCAGAAGCATGCCTGCAAGAATTCCGAATACCGGGCCGCCGATGATGGGAAATTCTTTTCCAAGGAGCCAGGAAGGAATAGCGATTGCTATACACAATGCGATTCCCTTAAAATTTGTACGAATAAAGTTCATAAGTCACCTCGCTAGATAAAATTTGATGTTTTGAGTCTAACAGAGATATACCATAATGTAAAATTATAATAAATTATATTTGCATAATTTATTGTTATAAATACAGGCTCCGTGATAAAATAGAGGAAAGAAAAATAGAAGTGAGAGGGAACAATATGCTGGATTTTAGGGTGGAAACCTTTATAACGGTATGTGAATATATGAATTTTACAAAGGCTGCGGAAAGGTTGAATATTACACAACCGGCTGTTTCTCAGCATATACGTTATATGGAGGACGTGTATGGGACGAAGCTGTTCGAATTTACGGGGAAAAAAATGAAGCTGACGGATTCAGGGAAGCTTTTGTTAAATACCTTTATCACGATGAAGCATGATGAAATTCACTTAAAGGAACAGATAAAAGAAGGGTTCCGTGAAAGTAAAACCATTCATTTTGGGGCGACCCTGACCATAGGTGAATTTTTAATTCCCCGGCAGATTTGCCAGTATCTGAAAACAAATCCTCAGGTCTCCTTGAAAATGCTGGTGGCCAATACCAGTGAACTGCTGGAGAAGCTGGACAAGGGCGAGATTGATTTTGCGGTAGTGGAAGGATATTTTACCAAAAGCCAGTATGATCACAGATTATACAGCAGAGAAGATTATATTGCCGTCTGCGCGGCGAACCATTTTTTTAAAAAAGAGCCGGAACAAATGGAAGACTTATTTTCTGAAACAATCATCCTTCGAGAGGATGGCTCCGGCACGAGAGAAATTTTGGAAAGAGCATTGGAAGGAAAAAACTATGCGTTAAGCGATTTTAAAAATAAAGTAGAAGTCAGCAATATGAATGTTATAAAGTTTCTGACAAAGGAGGACTGCGGCATAACCTTCTTATATGAGGCGGCGGTCAAAGATGAATTGAAAGCTAAAACCCTTCGGAAAGTTCATTTGAAGGATTTAAATATTCAGCACGATATGACGTTTATATGGAGAAAAAACAGTATATTTACAGATTATTACTGCAAATTATTCAAAATTTTTCAAACTTTTTAGGAATTTGTTTGGCGGATATGATAGAATCTATTTAGGATTAGGTATTGGATAGAAGATGAAAAAGGAGATTGCCATGTTTGAATTTAAACAGATGAATGAATCCCTTAAATCGTATTGTACGGGAGAGAGCATCTTTGATTTTTACAGGATCGTTAATCCCAAGACCCATGAAGTATTTGAATATGATCAGGACAATCATTTAAAAGCACAGAAAGAATATTGCTATGAATACTGGGGCAAAAAAGAAGCTTGCTTCAACTGCATTGCAAGGCATTCCTATGTGAAGCAAAGACAGTATGTGAAACTGGAATTTGTGCATGGAAAAATTCTTCTGATCATTTCAAAGCCGGTTAAAATACAGGACAGGATGCTGGCTTTGGAACTGATAAAGGATATAACCTTCAGTATGGTGGGGTTGAATTATTACCGTGCGGAGCATAAGAATGTGGAGCATATTGTTTCACAGTTCAATGAATTAGCCGTCAGAGATATTTTGACCGGCCTCTATAATTTGGATTACATAAAAAATTATCTGGATAACTTCCTGCAAAAGGAAATTGTGTTTAATAGGCTGACAGGTGCGGCAATAGATATTGATCAGTACAGTCAGATCAATGCCCAATACGGTTATGCTGTGGGAAATGAAGTCTTGCAGTACGTGGCCGGAATTTTAGAAAAGTATGCCGCTTCTATAGGCGGTCTGGCAGGGCGTTTAGGGCCGGATGAGATGGGGATATTTTCTATCAACAGAACACCGGCGGAAATGGAAGAACTCTGTAAAAAGGTACAGGAAGAAATCAGAGAAAATCCATTAGAAATACAGGAAGGCACAGTACATATAAGCTTTGAATATGGTACGGCAGCCCTAGAGAGAGAGGATGAACCCGATGACTTTATCGGACGGTTATATTTCAATCTCAGAACAGCACAGGGACGAAAATAGCAGAGGATAAAAAAACAGAAAGCCTGAAAATCCATGGTTGAGTTTCAAGCTCTCTGTTTTTTTGTGATTGTTTAATTTCTTATTCTTCTTCCGAATCCTCTGACGCAGGCTCCCAAGCCACATTTAATGATTCAAGGAAGTGTTGAAGTGCTTCCACTTCAGTAATTCCATTTTCAAAATTAACACTCATGGAAAGAATATCTAAGTCCGGATTTCGGGTTTTAAACAGAGCGCATTCCGTATTTTGCATGATGGATTTGTTTTTTATTTTTTTATCAAAATCCGTTTTGAATACATCTGTTAACCGGAGCAGAAGCGGACTATCCTGATTTTCATCCCAAATAGGGAACTGGTCGGTCACCTTGTAGGATACATCATTTAATCCGCAGATGACCTCGAAGGTGGATGAAATTTCCCTCAGGGTATCTTCATTTAAGCTTCTTGCACAAATGGTCACATCAAGATTGCCGGTACTCGTCCGAATGGTTCCGATATTGGAAGTTGCAACAATATTTCCTTCATCGGATTTTAAATAAATCCCATTGATCATCGTATAAAGCAAGCTGAAGACCTTTGTACTGTCATCCTTGGAAATCACGTAGGAAGGAGCGGATACAGGTGTCATCGTATACGTATAATTTTCTTCTATATCCCCATAGTTATCTTCAAATTTTGAAGCTTCATTTTCAAACCACTTTTCAAATCGGGCCACATCGTTATCGTTGATCAGTACAACAGCCGTAGCTCCGGAAGGGTATTTCGCCGCATCTTCGCCGCCGTTAAAGGAGGCAAGCTCAATGAGGACTCCTTTGCTCTTAGCAGAAGCCAGAAAGTCTCCGATTATTTTTATTGGATTTGGATGGCTGCCGGAGGTAATCCCTGAGCTCCCGCCGTTTAAATTCTTGATGGAAATTTCGTAGGCGTTGGGATACGTAGGTGTAATCCATTGCAATGGTTTTGAAAAATCATATTCGGCAGTTCCGGCACTTCCTATGGTGAAAGTGGTTTTTTCTGCCCAGGTCAGATTGATCAAATTGTTTCCTTTCAGATAATTTGCACTGATTTTCTGCGCACCAGAGAGCTCATTGCCGCCTGCAGCGGTAAATAAAACTCTTATGAACCCATGCTTTTCTACTTTATCCATTAAGTATAAGGCGGTTGCCATGGCCTGATACTGCTCGGCAGGCTCCCCTGTACCGATGGCACATTGAAGGGTCGTCGCTTGAGCATTTTCATAGCCTGCTGTTGCCTTCTTTGACATAATAATATTATTTTGTTTGTCGTAAGAAACCGGCACCTTGTGGGTTCCTGCCCACTGGATCAGATATTCTTTTTGTGCTTCCGTATCGGATGTATCCGGAAGTTTTTTCGATAGGTCTTTATAAATAACATCTAACTGAGATGCCATCTGTTCTTCAAATTCCGTTTCATTTTTATTAAAGAAACATCCTGTAAAAGATAATGAAACGAATAGAATCACAAGAAATAATGATATTATTTTTTTCATAAACTACTCCTATATTGCATTAAACTCTTTCTATTTTATGTATTTTACAGTATAATAATAATATGCTTCAATATAATATCACAATGTTAAATGAAATTACAGTCATTTAATAAAATCTTCATAATTAATGCGAAGTTGGAAGAGCTTAGGAGGAGATACGGATGAAATCTAGGAATATATTAATACGACCAACCATTTTCAGCGATTGTGAGCTGTTTGCGGGATGGGAGACAGACCCATCTGTTACCGAGTTTTTCAGTATGAATGCCGATCGAACTTATGAAGACATTGTACGGGAGTTTGTTGCCAGAGAGCTTGACAGAACAAAATTACAGTACACTATATGTACGGAGGATGAAGTCCCTATTGGCCGCATCTACATCAGCAGAATAGAGGAGGAGAGCGATTCGCTCGACATCACCCGAATTTATATAGGGGATCGGGAAAACAGAGGAAAAGGGTATGGAGAAGAGGCTCTGAGGCTGATCTTAGAGTACTGCTTTATGAATTTACATATGGAAAGAGTGACGCTGGATCATTTTGAGGGCAACCGCATAGCAGCCTCCCTGTATGAGAAGCTGGGCTTTAAACAGGAAGGAATTGCCCGCAACGCATGCAAAAAGAACGGGAAGTATTACAATCTATACTTACTATCGCTGCTTCGTTCAGAGTATTACGGAAAAAGACATGACGGGTGAACCGGCATTTTCCAGTTCAAATAAAAATAAAGGGTACACAGAGCAAATAACAAGTTCGTTTTCTA
This region of Aminipila luticellarii genomic DNA includes:
- a CDS encoding methyl-accepting chemotaxis protein, with the translated sequence MKSLKGKLILFVLILVIGASLLTVSIGLLRSFKVTEDIIQTQIEHQLTGDNNMLKLYMEEQFGSVHLSSSGKLVDREGKPVDGRYEYIDKLAENMNVVATIFVKDGDEYKRVLTTITDEKGGRVVGTALDAKGEAYKALSEGNSYFGQAEILNKSYMTGYTPIYDSSKKVIGIYFVGVPMESINLILDQGIQATIRSVAVSILLILLAAATVIYFVASSIVKPIQKITRGAQQIADGNFDVSLSVHSKDEVGQLAKSFNLTIDRLVNYQGYIDEVSDSLLNISKGDLTVQLQKEYLGQFEKLKINMQSLLENLSMTLGQINKLADEVANGSEQIADGAQALSQGATEQASSVEELSATLSEISGHIEKSAENAKAAHEKAGKAGQELESSNEQMRNMVEAMNQITLKSSEISKIIRIIEDIAFQTNILALNAAVEAARAGSAGKGFAVVADEVRNLAGKSAEAAKNTTALIEETLEAVQNGSAISTRTALSMEESSRVTSEAVGLIDKIANASKEQADSIAQINLGVEQISMVVQNNAATAEESAAASEELSRQAQILKGYIENFKLRHENI
- a CDS encoding methyl-accepting chemotaxis protein encodes the protein MDEGKILWKNRLSVKIPMMIALVILIVIVAMCSCLSFLTSNTVSNMMEKELNYIADENAKEVLSYLDSMKIFSQELSLEVQRFQSLDKESANKLLIESLQGVLKNNDKIFSAYYAFEPNKYMADTPDGLSYYVYRDGDSTRLDILNNFDTYGKDDYYLPTKENLSTHVTEPYEYELTTGEKVWLITLSSPIINEKGEFLGVANCDIDMSSISDLHFANGGYKSSYSYIVTSLGTCMAHTLDQKAVGSIPKNISEYSKIQSAVKNGKSVTDEIKNPYSNEKTAYVIHKPVTLDGTDVKWSSAFVINKSEAMSSVSKMVLALAGIGVVGLIVLIAVSIKTIKRSLKPVDDVIGMAEKMEKGDFSFEDGEKSYGTDELGLLSRIFMETSEVLSGYIQEISHVLENVASGNLDVAIKREFVGDFNEIKLALTGILNSLNVTFSEMRTAAEQVATGAEQFSDGSQSMSQGAIEQASSVEQLSAKILEISGQVKENAMHASKANDKAEEVGTELENSNKQMHELLKAMDDITTSSNQIGNIIKTIEDIAFQTNILALNAAVEAARAGAAGKGFAVVADEVRNLASKSAEAAKNTTVLIESSLHSVQEGGRFAEITATSLETVVMGTKEILSAIAEISEKTEVQSLSLEEVTAGIEQISNVVQTNAATAEESAATSQELSAQAQLLKDQIARFQVR
- a CDS encoding alpha/beta hydrolase family protein, with translation MNKRKIAVIGMFIAVIVFAVIADVSHSKREALKVTTINVQVENIPVIETYIDDGKQKPMIIVQHGFKNRKESTIGLADKLAEKGFFVVSPDAYAHGDRTEAPLSLTEIIVHTSEEYDGLIDAYKKDDRVNIHKLGIAGFSMGGCITFHYAIYGKHHPEAIAPTISTPYFEQLIGSRLSRSIYSSREGLSVAQDAAAIQYIDQYILSHSPYKDYKNLKDVAVLMQNGELDRYVNSDGVHKLNTALTPINPRVRLVMIAGTKHQVTPEMTDRIVTFMCQNLK
- a CDS encoding YeiH family protein; the protein is MNFIRTNFKGIALCIAIAIPSWLLGKEFPIIGGPVFGILAGMLLTVFFKTKGSFQSGIAFTSKKILQYAVILLGFGLNLSVIWETGKQSLPIIVSTISTSLIIAFLLHKSMHIPSKISTLIGVGSSICGGSAIAATAPVIDASDEEVAQSISVIFLFNVIAALIFPTLGGILGMSSEGFGLFAGTAINDTSSVTAAAAAWDELHPGDHALEIATIVKLTRTLAIIPITLTLAFLRTKREKAQQVNVSIKKIFPFFILYFLLASLITTLFDLPAVITDPIKACSKFFIIMAMSAIGLNTDIVKLIKSGGKPIFMGICCWSGIALVSLLMQLILGIM
- a CDS encoding LysR family transcriptional regulator → MLDFRVETFITVCEYMNFTKAAERLNITQPAVSQHIRYMEDVYGTKLFEFTGKKMKLTDSGKLLLNTFITMKHDEIHLKEQIKEGFRESKTIHFGATLTIGEFLIPRQICQYLKTNPQVSLKMLVANTSELLEKLDKGEIDFAVVEGYFTKSQYDHRLYSREDYIAVCAANHFFKKEPEQMEDLFSETIILREDGSGTREILERALEGKNYALSDFKNKVEVSNMNVIKFLTKEDCGITFLYEAAVKDELKAKTLRKVHLKDLNIQHDMTFIWRKNSIFTDYYCKLFKIFQTF
- a CDS encoding GGDEF domain-containing protein encodes the protein MFEFKQMNESLKSYCTGESIFDFYRIVNPKTHEVFEYDQDNHLKAQKEYCYEYWGKKEACFNCIARHSYVKQRQYVKLEFVHGKILLIISKPVKIQDRMLALELIKDITFSMVGLNYYRAEHKNVEHIVSQFNELAVRDILTGLYNLDYIKNYLDNFLQKEIVFNRLTGAAIDIDQYSQINAQYGYAVGNEVLQYVAGILEKYAASIGGLAGRLGPDEMGIFSINRTPAEMEELCKKVQEEIRENPLEIQEGTVHISFEYGTAALEREDEPDDFIGRLYFNLRTAQGRK
- a CDS encoding zinc-binding metallopeptidase family protein; translated protein: MKKIISLFLVILFVSLSFTGCFFNKNETEFEEQMASQLDVIYKDLSKKLPDTSDTEAQKEYLIQWAGTHKVPVSYDKQNNIIMSKKATAGYENAQATTLQCAIGTGEPAEQYQAMATALYLMDKVEKHGFIRVLFTAAGGNELSGAQKISANYLKGNNLINLTWAEKTTFTIGSAGTAEYDFSKPLQWITPTYPNAYEISIKNLNGGSSGITSGSHPNPIKIIGDFLASAKSKGVLIELASFNGGEDAAKYPSGATAVVLINDNDVARFEKWFENEASKFEDNYGDIEENYTYTMTPVSAPSYVISKDDSTKVFSLLYTMINGIYLKSDEGNIVATSNIGTIRTSTGNLDVTICARSLNEDTLREISSTFEVICGLNDVSYKVTDQFPIWDENQDSPLLLRLTDVFKTDFDKKIKNKSIMQNTECALFKTRNPDLDILSMSVNFENGITEVEALQHFLESLNVAWEPASEDSEEE
- a CDS encoding GNAT family N-acetyltransferase, with the translated sequence MKSRNILIRPTIFSDCELFAGWETDPSVTEFFSMNADRTYEDIVREFVARELDRTKLQYTICTEDEVPIGRIYISRIEEESDSLDITRIYIGDRENRGKGYGEEALRLILEYCFMNLHMERVTLDHFEGNRIAASLYEKLGFKQEGIARNACKKNGKYYNLYLLSLLRSEYYGKRHDG